In Phragmites australis chromosome 16, lpPhrAust1.1, whole genome shotgun sequence, one DNA window encodes the following:
- the LOC133894733 gene encoding probable RNA methyltransferase At5g51130, translated as MATATAPEDAAKRDKGESNRKRSDEQGGGGGGGGGGGGNIGQKRKKKEAFIYGNYRNYYGYRIDRNVGEDPRLEVFKKEWFEGKDCLDIGCNQGLVTIGLAMKFECRSILGVDIDSGLIETAKWNLRRISRLDKVATKNVKAQELSNSPSQSSLEEVASDMPNGNSYNHKHHGLFKIVSFRRENFVESLHGCSEQYDTIICLSVTKWIHLNWGDDGLITLFVKIWRLLRPGGVFIMEPQPWTSYKRNRLVSEVAKENFNIICIYPEKFREILLDKVGFRSVEVIMDRLVGTVTGFDRPIEVYHK; from the exons ATGGCCACCGCGACGGCGCCAGAGGACGCGGCGAAGAGGGATAAAGGAGAGTCGAATAGGAAGCGGAGCGACGAacaggggggagggggaggcggcggcggcggcggcggaggtaaTATAGGGCAGAAGCGGAAGAAGAAGGAGGCCTTCATCTACGGCAACTACAGGAACTACTACGGCTACCGG ATTGATCGTAATGTTGGTGAAGATCCTCGCCTTGAGGTATTCAAGAAGGAGTGGTTTGAAGGCAAGGACTGTCTCGATATTGGATGCAATCAGGGTTTGGTCACGATTGGCTTAG CAATGAAATTTGAATGTCGAAGCATTCTTGGAGTTGATATTGATTCAG GTTTGATCGAGACCGCTAAGTGGAACCTACGTAGGATATCTCGGCTGGATAAGGTGGCTACGAAAAATGTTAAAGCTCAAGAATTATCAAATTCTCCATCTCAGAGCTCTCTGGAAGAAGTGGCATCTGATATGCCAAATGGGAATAGTTATAACCACAAACACCATGGTCTTTTTAAAATTGTCTCTTTTCGGCGTGAAAATTTTGTAGAGAGTCTGCATGGATGTTCAGAACAGTATGACACCATAATCTG TTTGAGTGTGACAAAATGGATCCACCTGAACTGGGGTGATGATGGCCTAATTACTTTATTTGTGAAGATCTGGAGGCTTCTAAGACCG GGAGGGGTTTTTATCATGGAGCCTCAACCTTGGACTTCATACAAGAGAAACAGATTAGTTTCAGag GTTGCcaaagaaaacttcaacattaTCTGTATATATCCTGAGAAATTCCGGGAGATACTTCTAGACAAG GTGGGATTTAGGTCAGTAGAGGTGATTATGGACAGATTGGTGGGTACCGTCACTGGTTTTGATCGTCCAATAGAAGTTTACCATAAATGA
- the LOC133895694 gene encoding LOW QUALITY PROTEIN: calcium-dependent protein kinase 21-like (The sequence of the model RefSeq protein was modified relative to this genomic sequence to represent the inferred CDS: deleted 1 base in 1 codon), which yields MGGCYSAYACSRKLRGRLSGLSLVLPVSEHDGSGSDSSPAPRKNDDDVAKTTAAEFARRYALGRELGRGEFGVTRRCRDVATGEALACKTIRRHRRRRCRGAAAAHAADVRREVAIMRRMSSRGGAAVVRLREACEDADGAVHLVMELCEGGELFDRIIARGHYSERAAANIFRTIVDVVQLCHSNGVIHRDLKPENFLFANKSEDSPLKVIDFGLSVFFNPGDRFTEVVGSAYYMAPEVLKRNYGPEVDVWSAGVILYILLCGVPPFWGDNDEKIAQAILRGGLDFSREPWPRVSGNAKDLVRRMLDPDPSTRLTARQVLEHPWLKNADMAPNVSLGDAVRARLQQFSAMNKFKKKALGVVARNLPVEELDKYVQMFHLMDKDHNGNLSLEELVEGLHINGQPVPESEIRMLLEAADTDGNGTLDCDEFVTVSLHLKKMTNDEYLASAFKYFDKDGSGFIELEELREELGPNDQQVILDIIRDVDTDQDGRISYQEFELMMKSGTDWRNGSRQYSRANFSSLSRKLCKETS from the exons ATGGGGGGCTGCTACTCCGCGTATGCCTGCTCGAGGAAGCTGCGCGGCCGCCTCAGCGGCCTCTCCCTCGTCCTCCCCGTCTCCGAGCACGACGGCTCCGGCTCCGACTCCTCCCCGGCCCCGCGAAAGAACGACGACGACGTGGCCAAGACGACCGCGGCGGAGTTCGCGCGGCGGTACGCGCTGGGCCGGGAGCTGGGGCGTGGGGAGTTCGGGGTGACGCGGCGGTGCCGGGACGTGGCCACGGGGGAGGCGCTCGCGTGCAAGACGATACGGAGGCACCGGCGCC GCCGCTGCcgaggc gctgcggcggcgcacGCGGCGGATGTGCGGAGGGAGGTGGCCATCATGCGGCGCATGTCGtcccgcggcggcgcggcggtggTGCGGCTCCGCGAGGCATGCGAGGACGCGGACGGCGCCGTGCACCTCGTCATGGAGCTCTGCGAGGGCGGCGAGCTCTTCGACCGCATCATCGCGCGCGGCCACTACTCGGAGCGCGCCGCAGCCAACATCTTCCGCACCATCGTCGACGTTGTCCAG CTGTGCCATTCGAACGGGGTGATCCACAGGGACCTGAAGCCGGAGAACTTTTTGTTCGCCAACAAATCAGAGGACTCCCCGCTCAAGGTCATCGACTTCGGCCTCTCCGTGTTCTTCAACCCTG GCGATCGTTTCACGGAGGTGGTGGGGAGCGCGTACTACATGGCCCCCGAGGTGCTGAAGCGGAACTACGGGCCGGAGGTGGACGTCTGGAGCGCCGGCGTCATCCTCTACATCCTCCTCTGCGGCGTCCCGCCCTTCTGGGGAGACAACGACGAGAAGATCGCGCAGGCGATACTCCGCGGCGGCCTCGACTTCAGCAGGGAGCCGTGGCCGAGGGTGTCCGGCAACGCCAAGGACCTCGTCAGGAGGATGCTCGACCCGGACCCATCCACCCGGCTCACGGCGAGGCAGGTTCTTG AGCACCCGTGGCTGAAGAACGCGGACATGGCGCCGAACGTGTCGCTGGGAGACGCCGTCCGGGCCAGGCTGCAGCAGTTCTCCGCCATgaacaagttcaagaagaaggCCCTCGGG GTGGTGGCTCGGAATTTGCCGGTGGAGGAGCTGGACAAGTACGTGCAGATGTTCCACCTGATGGACAAGGACCACAACGGCAACCTGTCGCTGGAGGAGCTCGTGGAGGGCCTGCACATCAACGGCCAGCCCGTGCCGGAGTCCGAGATCAGGATGCTCCTCGAGGCC GCGGACACGGACGGGAACGGGACGCTGGACTGCGATGAGTTCGTGACGGTGtcgctgcacctgaagaagatgACCAACGACGAGTACCTGGCGTCGGCGTTCAAGTACTTCGACAAGGACGGCAGCGGCTTCATCGAGCTGGAGGAGCTCAGGGAGGAGCTCGGGCCCAACGACCAGCAGGTCATCCTCGACATCATCCGCGACGTCGACACCGATCAG GATGGCCGGATCAGCTACCAGGAGTTCGAGCTGATGATGAAGTCCGGGACGGACTGGAGGAACGGGTCGCGGCAGTACTCGAGAGCCAACTTCAGCAGCCTCAGCCGGAAGCTCTGCAAGGAGACGTCGTGA